In a genomic window of Helianthus annuus cultivar XRQ/B chromosome 10, HanXRQr2.0-SUNRISE, whole genome shotgun sequence:
- the LOC110886477 gene encoding uncharacterized protein LOC110886477, translating to MSTTVISDAMVMPSTESQPAATKSITEIAEVVSVKCECCGLTEECTPEYIERIRERYQQKWICGLCGEAVKDEIVRSKRLITTEEAMTRHVSFCRSPISSGPPPDPTAHLIAAMRQILRRSLDSPVRSVPCSPTTTKISDGITMLTRSESCFSNLTLVVDSSSCRESESVEEDVVDDEDEDENGERSNEIDEMHST from the coding sequence ATGTCAACTACCGTAATCAGCGATGCGATGGTGATGCCATCAACTGAATCACAACCAGCGGCAACAAAATCTATAACAGAGATAGCCGAAGTAGTATCCGTTAAGTGCGAATGTTGCGGATTGACAGAGGAGTGCACGCCAGAGTACATAGAACGGATACGAGAACGTTATCAACAGAAATGGATCTGTGGATTATGTGGCGAGGCGGTTAAGGATGAGATCGTTAGGAGCAAACGGTTGATAACAACCGAAGAAGCGATGACTCGCCACGTGTCGTTCTGTAGATCGCCGATCTCGTCAGGTCCGCCGCCTGATCCAACCGCTCATCTTATTGCCGCCATGAGACAGATTCTCCGGCGGAGTTTGGATTCTCCGGTGAGGTCGGTGCCGTGTAGTCCGACTACGACGAAGATTTCTGATGGAATTACAATGCTTACGAGATCGGAGAGTTGTTTTTCTAATCTTACACTTGTTGTTGATTCGAGTTCGTGTCGTGAATCAGAATCAGTAGAAGAAgatgttgttgatgatgaagatgaagatgaaaatgGTGAACGATCAAATGAGATTGATGAAATGCATTCAACGTGA